One Engystomops pustulosus chromosome 7, aEngPut4.maternal, whole genome shotgun sequence DNA window includes the following coding sequences:
- the LOC140068725 gene encoding lysozyme C-1-like, producing MHRCLSSDSERRISFCIGSHQTFLQTMRGLLCLLLLCLVYGANAKCFEDCELYELLKKELDESSAAQWVCLARELTKSCTGNIYRGNGKLHYGIFKIGADWCNNKGGNRKKYCGTSCANLINDNLDGDIRCLKYIIRSTGIRNWDMWNTKCDRGDFNRYIKDCKST from the exons ATGCATCGGTGTCTCAGTTCAGACAGTGAAAGAAGAATAAG CTTTTGTATTGGAAGCCATCAAACTTTTCTGCAGACCATGAGGGGCTTGTTGTGTCTTCTCCTGCTCTGCCTTGTCTATGGAGCAAACGCCAAATGTTTTGAAGACTGCGAGTTGTATGAGTTACTGAAAAAGGAGCTGGATGAATCTAGCGCCGCCCAGT GGGTTTGCCTGGCACGCGAGCTCACTAAATCCTGCACGGGGAATATTTACAGAGGGAACGGCAAGCTCCATTATGGTATTTTTAAAATTGGCGCAGATTGGTGCAATAACAAAGGAGGAAATCGTAAAAAATATTGCGGAACAAGTTGTGCTA ACTTAATAAATGATAACCTCGATGGTGACATCAGGTGCCTCAAATATATTATAAGAAGCACAGGAATTAGAAACTG GGACATGTGGAACACCAAATGTGATCGGGGAGACTTTAATAGGTACATTAAAGACTGCAAAAGCACCTAA
- the LOC140070171 gene encoding olfactory receptor 5P60-like, whose amino-acid sequence MGLQMRSSIKIPSFLLFLTLYSVTVTGNIMIAILVSISPNLKHPMFFFLGHLSISDIMFTTNIVPKMLCAVVNGGVTISFVGCMIQLQFFGISLAAESLLLAVMSYDRYLAICNPLHYIHIMDTNLCVQLVVLCWSLGFVITLVTVVMTSKQDFCGPHVIDHFFCDLVPLLKLSCSDTSPVILENILLATPLTLFPLAFISVTYIYIFIKIFNIPSTSGRQKTFSTCSSHLTVVGMFYGTLVSLYVVPSDGYSLNANKVLSLVYTYVTPLFNPIIYSLRNKEIQVALRRYVFQKKTKI is encoded by the coding sequence ATGGGACTACAAATGCGCAGCAGTATTAAAATCCCTTCCTTCCTACTATTTCTCACATTGTACAGTGTGACGGTCACCGGGAACATCATGATCGCTATACTGGTGTCAATCTCTCCGAATCTTAAGCACCCAATGTTCTTCTTCTTGGGACATCTTTCTATTTCCGACATCATGTTTACCACCAATATCGTTCCTAAGATGTTGTGTGCCGTAGTTAATGGAGGTGTCACCATATCTTTTGTTGGGTGCATGATACAGCTCCAGTTTTTTGGAATTTCTTTGGCTGCAGAAAGTCTTCTCCTTGCTGTTATGTCTTATGACAGATACTTGGCCATATGCAACCCGTTACATTATATCCACATAATGGACACCAACCTCTGTGTTCAGCTTGTTGTCCTATGTTGGTCCTTAGGCTTTGTCATCACGTTAGTGACTGTAGTCATGACAAGTAAGCAGGACTTCTGCGGGCCTCATGTCATtgaccatttcttctgtgattTGGTTCCTCTTCTCAAGCTTTCTTGCTCGGATACATCACCAGTGATACTGGAGAATATATTATTGGCTACTCCCTTGACATTGTTCCCACTTGCGTTCATCTCGGTGACCTACATTTACATCTTCATCAAAATCTTCAATATCCCATCTACTTCTGGCAGACAGAAGActttctccacctgtagctcccatcTGACCGTCGTGGGGATGTTTTATGGGACACTGGTTTCTCTGTATGTAGTTCCATCTGATGGATATTCGTTGAATGCTAACAAAGTTCTGTCTCTTGTGTACACTTATGTGACCCCATTATTCAACCCTATTATATATAGTCTGAGGAACAAGGAGATACAGGTTGCCTTAAGAAGATAtgtttttcagaaaaagacaaaaatataA